From one Drosophila subpulchrella strain 33 F10 #4 breed RU33 chromosome 3L, RU_Dsub_v1.1 Primary Assembly, whole genome shotgun sequence genomic stretch:
- the LOC119554369 gene encoding uncharacterized protein LOC119554369: protein MVLKKLLVSLLLLNLVALLMGTTVTTRRIQPRETNSCEGRQSPGPICESCELLATCVRHSNGWVNIPVESCDVANGYYCNARLGSCTNETGPCHPFGIEGNFQCTSQGIFPDPYDCQKYHMCYFVGATLVAAAVDCGNDRAFDARTGQCTLTLSDTVCLQRQYYCPNAGHVAPWPTNPNIFYVCKSTVNQNLNDTIVIYPSLHRCNDGETFVDYVCRSGSNVLPPNTDDPSVIIEDPNDDDFYVLPNTCQHVGLIADGSDCRKYYYCSALNGTLRHMDCPAGTYYRPELSSCVLGTC, encoded by the exons ATGGTTTTAAAGAAACTATTAGTGAGCTTG CTACTGCTCAACTTGGTGGCTCTTTTAATGGGAACCACTGTGACCACTCGACGGATTCAACCGCGGGAGACGAACTCCTGCGAGGGCCGCCAGAGTCCTGGACCCATCTGCGAATCCTGCGAGCTGCTGGCCACCTGTGTGCGTCACTCGAATGGATGGGTGAACATCCCGGTGGAGTCCTGCGACGTGGCCAATGGCTACTACTGCAATGCCCGACTGGGGAGCTGCACCAACGAAACAGGACCATGTCATCCGTTCGGGATAGAGGGCAACTTTCAGTGCACCTCGCAGGGCATCTTTCCCGATCCCTACGATTGCCAGAAGTACCACATGTGCTACTTCGTGGGCGCCACTCTGGTGGCCGCTGCTGTGGATTGTGGGAATGACAGGGCATTCGATGCGAGGACGGGTCAGTGCACCCTGACCCTGAGCGACACCGTCTGCCTGCAGCGACAGTACTACTGCCCCAATGCCGGCCACGTGGCCCCCTGGCCCACTAACCCCAATATCTTCTACGTGTGCAAGTCGACGGTTAACCAGAACTTAAACGACACAATTGTTATTTACCCATCGCTGCACCGGTGTAATGATGGAGAGACCTTCGTGGACTATGTCTGCCGCAGCGGATCGAATGTCCTTCCACCGAATACGGATGATCCCTCGGTGATCATCGAGGATCCCAATGACGATGACTTCTACGTGCTGCCCAACACATGCCAGCACGTGGGTTTGATAGCCGACGGAAGCGATTGCCGGAAGTACTACTACTGCTCGGCCCTGAATGGAACCCTGCGGCACATGGACTGTCCCGCGGGCACCTACTACCGCCCCGAGTTGTCCTCCTGCGTCCTGGGTACTTGCTAA